Within the Opitutaceae bacterium TAV5 genome, the region TCGAGGGTCTGGGTGCCGATGCGGGTGGTGTCCCGGAACGGAGGAACCGCCTTCCCCGCTTGGGCTACGAAGTCATCGCGACGAGTTTCTCAACGTCGCAAAGCGCCACATCCACTCGTCCGCGGACGAATGTCGTGTAGCACACATAGCGGTCCTGTGCACAAAACTGTGGATGCGGATGCACATGGTAACGCTGCAACGCAGGTGGAGGATAATCCGAATGTGACACGATTTCAGCTTCACGTCCCGTATTCCGGTTGATGAACACCACGCGATAAATGCCGGTATGTGGTCCCGGTATGCAATCGGCGACGATCAGCGCCCCGTCGGCGCTCGCGTGCGCGTGCGAAACCGTGTTCGACGCCCACAGTAACTCCGGTGTGCGCCGTTCCGCCTTTCCGGACACATTGACCCGGAAGACACCCTTTCCGTAGTGCACATAAAATACATGCCGTCCGTCCATTCCCCACCATTCGTGGCCATGCTTCGTGCGCGCATCCGCGACTATTTCTGCTGTAGTATGCGCGTAATGCGGATTGCCCGGATGTATTGCCCCCGCAAGCGGATCGGCAAACACCGGCTCCGCCACGCCTCCGCTATTGCGGCGGAGCAACCACAGGCGATTGTCGTAGCGCGTAACCTCGCCCGTCACCGGATGCACCGAATGATCCCGCGCCAGCAATTGCAGATCCGGGTCGACCGGGCTGAACTGCGCATGGTTGAAACACCGGTCAAACCGGCCCCACAAAACAAACTCGCCACCATTCAGCGGCAGATGTCCGACCTGCCATTCGTTGCCGATTTCCACGTCGAGATTCACCGCCTTGCGGTCGGCCGAAAACGTCAGGTGGGTTGCCAACCGCCACGGGCGCCGGTTCCTCGCCAGTTTTTCAGGAAACCGGTTGACCAGCGTTGCCCTCGTATCTTCTGATGGACTACGCTTCCAGACTTCCAGTCCCGAGCACCAGTAAACTTCTCCCGTCCGCCCGTCGACGAGCGGAGATGCGTCGGTGAAATGGGTTTCCGGAAAGTGCGTGACTGTCCCCTCCGCCAGATCGGCCACGCCGAGCGAACGTCCCTGGTTGGCATTCCCGCTTGGCGGAAATGCGCAGTAAAACCAGCAAAAACGCCCGTCGTCGCCAAGGCTCCGGTTCACGAAATAAAACGACTGCTGTACCGGAGCTACCCGCGAATTCAGGATAAAGCTTTCCACACCTGATCCGGGATCCCTCCACGACTGGAAAAGTCCGGATTCCACGAGCAGTTTTTCGGTGGACGAGATGGCGGTGTCCGGAATTTTTGTAAACATGATCTCCGGGGAGGAATGGAGGTTAAATCATTAAGGCAGGCTCAAAAATCAACACCCTGACCGCCTCAGGATTCCAGCAGCCAGTCCACATAAAGTGTCGCGGACCAGCCATAGTCATGGATTGCCTGATGCGGATGGCGGCCCGGGATGTTTTTGAGTTTGCGCAGCAGAAACGGCGGCTCCACCTGACGGCGGTCGTCGAAGTATTCGAAAAACGTACCCCATGTCGCGCATGTCCGCTCCAGTTCCGCCAGCGTGAGCGTGCGCAACCGGTCGGCGGCGGCGCTCAGGCCGTAGCGGCGGAGGCCGCGCGCCACAAGCCAGTTGATGTTGATCCACGTCGGGCCGCGCCACATGTCCTTCGAATAGCTGGCCGCATCGCAGGCGGCGATCGAGGGAATCGGAAACGCGGTGCCGAAGGTCGCGGGGTTTTCGAGATGCGCGGCGAGCTCCATCGCCTGACACAAATCGGGAGCGCCGCAAAGCAGCGGCAGGAAGCCCGCACTCGACAGGATCCCCGTGTGCCGCCCGGTCCGGGGATCGAGGTCGCAATAGAGCCGGTGTTCGTCCGACCAGAGTTTTTCGTTGATCAGGGCGCACAGCGCGGCGTGGCGGGCGGACCAGCGTGCGGCCTCGTCGGGGCGGCCGAGGAGAAGCGCGAAGGCGGCGAGCGTCTCGTATTCGCTGGCCTGGTACGCATTGAAATCCGGCGCGTCGAGAGGGACGGCGATGTCGAAGCGCGGAGAGTTGTCCATGCCGCTCTCGCCGCTGCGGCAGTCCGGTGTTTGCTCGATGAACCATTCGAGCAGGCCACCGCCGTCGGTATCGCGGTGGGCGGCGTTCCACTCCACGCAGGCGCAGAGCTTCGGATAGAGGGCGGCCAGCCAGGCGAGGTCGCGTGTCTTTTCGAAAACGAGACTGGCGCCGAGCGCGAGGACGGGAGGTTGGGTGATGTCGGAACGTCGCCTCGGGTTGGCCATGTGCGGCACGAAGCCGTCGGGCGCCTGGACGTCGAGCACGGCGTCGATCATCTGCTGTGCGAGCGCCGGGTCGATGTGCCGCCAGCCGATGGCGTGGAAGGCGGAGTCCCAGAGCCACATGTCGCGGTGCGGCCAGCGGTCGGGCGTGGTCCAGGGGTGACGAATGATCCCTTCCGGTGAGCAGACCTGCCCTTTCATCTGCGAGAGCGCGCGGACGAGAGGATGACGGGAGGCGGCGGGCACGGGGCGGGGGAGTCGGGGAAGTTGCCGTTTCAGCCAGTGGAGGCGCGTGCGGACGATGGCATCGAAATCGATATCGAGCAGGGCAGGATTGAAACGGGCCGAGGAGCCGACAAGCAGGCGACCGTTGCCGGAAAGGGACGCAATCGCGGCGGAAGCGGCGTGCATTTCACAGGAACCTTCGACCAGGAGATGGTGCGCATCGAGCATCACGCCGCGAATGAGCGAACCGTCGTCCGCCTGCGCTTCGAACCAGTCGCCGGTGACACGGGATTGGCCGACCCGATGGAGAAACCGCACATGGCCCGGTCCGGGAAACTTGCAGTCGATCCCGTCGGGAACCGTCCGTGCCACGAGCCCGTGGGTGTAGTCGGCCGGACCGTCGAGATGGGAAAAGGCGAGCAGGTTGCCGGTGTGCCAGCGGTGCGAGACGGGAACGGATTCGGGAGCGTGCGCACGGGCGTGTGCGGACTGGCGTGGTGGTGTGTCGAGTACGGAGGAGGCCGTGTGCATGATTTCGTTGCGCCAAGGGAACGATACGCACCGCCCGGCCGCGAGAAGGCGGCAGGTGAAGCGTTCAGTCCGCCATGCCCACTGTGTAACTGATGTTACGCAGGCCGACGGTGGCACGGGCTTCCAGCCCGTGGACGACGCGAAGCGTCGTCGGTTAGCGTGGCATGGGCATCCTGCCCATGATTGCCGGGAGGAGAGGGGGGGGAGGGGGACGCTTGCAGGGACGGGACGCTTGCGGCGCGGAGCGCCGTCCACGGGCAAGATGCCCGTGCCACGTCGCAAGCGCGTAACATCAGTTACCGAACGTAAGTGCACAGGTTCCGGGGGGAGGAGGAATCACGATTTCCCGCGCCCGGTGTAGGTGCATTCCGGTCGTGTGCAACGGCTGTCGAGCGAGGCCAGCCAGGTGTCGTAATTCTCCACCCACTTGCCTTCGATGGAGATGATTTGGGGGTGTCCGGGCAGGCCGATTTCGTTCTGCTGGAGCAAGGTGACACAGTGATTGCAGGCCATCCGGCCGACAACCCAGGAAATTTTGTCGATACCCTGTGAGCGGGAGTCCGCGTGGCGGATATTCATGTTGACGTAGCGAATGTCGTCCGGAGGCGGACGGCGGCGCACCTTTTCGTAGTCGAGGGGAAAGTCTCCCCCGGCGCTGACGATTGCATCCGGACGATATTTCCTGATCCATGTGTCGAGATTTCCCTTTCCGTCGTCGGATGCGTTCACGGGGAGGCGTCTGTTGCGCGGCAGGGTGTCGTTGAAAAGTAAATACGCGGAGCGCCACAGGCTCCAGACCTTGGCATCGTCTCCGATCCTGATGTTGAGCCCGATGCGTCGGCAGCCTGCCTCGGAAAGCCGGTGAAGGACGGTGAGCATTTCGCGATAGTAGTCGGTCGTGGCCCGATGCAGCAGGGGAGTGGTCACGGAGTAGTCGAACGTCACCGCGGCGAAGCGTTCCCACGCGAGCGGAAGATGCGTGCCGGCCTGCGGAAAACCGGCGACGAGCAGCCCCCGGATGCCTCGTGCCGACAGCATGTCGCTCATGCGGGAGGGAGTCATGTCCGGGGCTCCGAGGTGAAAAGTTTCCACCCGATAGCCCAGCTCGCTGGCCCGCTCGGTCGCGCCGAGGTAATAATCGTGCTGGGAAATCCATGACCACTCCTCGTAACGGGCAAAACTGCTCAGGAAGGCGATGGTCTCGTGATACTCCGTCCCGCTCTGCGTGCGCAGGTGCTGCATGAGCGTGGCGAGCTTGGGGTCGGGATGATAGCCGAGGCGGTGTGCCACGGCCTGCGCCCGGGCGCAGGTGGAGGCGGCGATACCCGGATGGTTGCGCAGGGCCATCGAGGTGGCCGCGAGGGAGAGGCCGGCCTCGCGTGCGATGGTGCGCAGGGTGGGGCGGCGGGGAGCGGGCGGAGCCGGCGAAGCAGAAACAGCCGGAGTGTTTTTGGGGCTACGGTTGGCCATTTGAACGCTTCAGTAGCGTCGCGGTTGTGCCACGACAAGGGTGAAACATCGTGGCTGCCATCCAGGCGGCCAGCCCGCCTTACGCCCGCACCCGTTAAGTCAATACCTTCAAAAATCATGAAAGCGAAATATCTGTTTTCCCTGCTCCTTCCTGCCATCTCCCTGTGCGCGCCCCTCGCCCGCGGCGCACTCGTCTTCGAGGACGATTTCAGCTCCGGCGTGGGCAACTGGTCAACGACATCGACGGCGTTTGCTTTTGCGGCAACGAACACGGCTGGTCCGGCTTCAGGCAACCCGGCCGGCGCATTTTCCCGTACCGGTGCGGGCGACAGCAGCGATACCCGCCACGCCGCTTATGCCAGCTTCGCCCCGGTAACCCTTCGAGCGGGTGAAACGATTACGCTCTCCTTCGATTACAAGGGGATCGAATACGGAGCAAATACCGGCAACTATTTCGTTTTTGGCTTGGCGAATTCAAACGGCACGGCGCCTGTTACAGACGACAAGGGGTACCTCTCCGGAATTCGCGCCGATTCACGGCCGACCGCGGCGCAACCATCGGTTCAATCAGTGGGCACCCGATACTACCAATATAAAGCAGGCCTTGTCGCTGCGATGGGCGATGGCTATCTGGGTGATGGAACCAGAACTGGCAGTACTTTCTACCTGAGCGGCGAATCAGGAATAGCTCTGCCTGACGGGACCGCGACAAGAGCCACAGACGGCTATATTGATGATGTTTTTCACTTCAGCCTGTCCATCACCCGTGAGGCCAACGGTGACCTGACTCTTCTTTCAACCTTTCTGAACAAAACACTCTCCACCGAGGCGAATCCCGTTTCGTTTACCTCAACCATCGTCATATCTGCTGAAGATGTAACGACCTACACGCTAGACACCATCAACATCGGCGAATCACGCCGGGGAACCTACTTCGCGGTGGACAACGTCCTGGTTGACTATCAGGCCATCCCCGAGCCGGCCACCGTTGCAACCCTTTTGGGTCTCGGTGCGCTGCTGGCTTGCGCGTTTCTCCGCCAGCGTCGGTGATGCTCCTTCCCCCCCTCCCCCTATACGTTTTCTTTCCAAGTCTGCCCGCACGCTTCTTTTTCACCGCCATGTCTTTCTCTCTTCGCCTGCTGGCCGCCCTGGTCAGCCCGGCTTGCTTCATTTCTGCCGTCACTGCCGCCGCGGCACAGCCCGAAACGCTCTTCAGCGACGACTTTGCAACCGGCGTCGGTCCGGCATGGAAAACCACCCATCCTGCCTTTTCGCTGAGCGCAGTCACCGCGCCCGCGCAAAGTCCCTCGGCTGGCAAGCCTGCCGCCGTGTATGCGCACACCGGCGCGGGTGACAAGGCGGACGACCGCCACGCGGCTGGCGCGACCTTCCCGCCCGTCACGCTCCAGCCCGGCGAAACACTCACCCTCTCCCTCGACTACAAAGGTGTCAGCTACGAAGCCAACACCGGCAACCGGATCCTCTTCGGCCTCGCCGACAGCAACGGCTCCGGCTCCCTGGCCGGCGGACGCGGTTATCTTGCCGGCATTCGTGCCGACGCCCGCGCCGGCAAAGCGGGGGGGCAGGCCAACGCCCACGGAAATTTTTACCAATTCGATGCAGGCCTGCCCGGCCGCCATGACGCCGGCTCGCTCGGACGCGAACCCGACGGCAAAGGGTTTTATTTTTACGGCGCACCCGCCACCCCCGACGCCGGCGGAAACCTCGCGGACGCCTTTCATCTCGTATTCGCGATCACCCGCAAGCCAGCCGGAGACATGACGCTCCGGGCGTCATGGAAAAACATTACGACCGGCCAGGCCTGCGCCATCATCACCACGCTCCCCGCCGGCCAGACGGCAGCGCCGCTCACCCGGTTCGACACCCTTGCCATCGGCGGTGCGCGCCGCGGCAACACCTTTGCCATCACCAACGTCACCGTAACCCGCACCGCCGCGCCCGTGATCGCCGCCGACCCTCTCGAAAAAACCTCCGCCTACTCGCTCGAAATCACCCCGGACGGCCTTCCGACAAAAGACTATTTCCCCATCGGCCTGCGTAGCGGCGGCACGCCGCCCCAGGTCGTCCGTCTCGTCGCCCACGTCGGCTTCAACCTCTGGCAGGACTACCAGGTCGCCCGCCCCGAAAACAACAAGGCCATTACCACCACCAAACGCGGTGCCGACGATACCGCCGCCCTCTTCACCCACGGCATGTTCGGTTACACGCAAGCCAAAGACCAATCCATGCCGCCCGGCGCCGACGGCAAGCCGCTGGACATGAAAAAACTCCCCGCCGAGGCGCCTGGCTACGGCCTCGTCACTCTCGGCATGAACGAGGACGGCGATCCCGGACGTCTCAGCAGCGGATCCAAACAAGCCTTCAACATCTTCAGCCCGGGACGCCGCGCCCACCACATCGCCAAAAAACGCGTCACCGGCGAAGTCGTCGGGGCCACCTGGCCGCTTGGCAAACCCACCCTCTTCTGGGGCATGGAAAACGAATGGGAAGGCAGTCTCAACTACGCCCCCGAAGCCAAAGCCGCCTTCGCCGACTGGCTCGCCAAAACCTACGACAACAACATCGCCGCTCTCAACGAAGCCTGGGCGCCTGACGTTTCGTCCGCCGCCGCGGCTGCCGCCAGATACCCGAAAAACACGGCCTTCACAGTCGCCGCTGCCGCGTCCGTTTCCGCACCGGCTTACAAAACGTTCGCCGAGGCCGCCGCCAATCCCGCCCGGGGCGACGATTTTGTTCTCCAGCCCGGCGCGTATCTTGACTGGTACACGTTCCAGAGTGAAGCCTTTACCGATTTTCAGTCGGAATCCGCGCACACCCTCAACGAGGCCGATCCGCTGCATCGTCCGGTTGTTTACAAAAGCACCCAGCAATCCATCGACATGCCGATCGTCATGCGCACGCGCGGCACGTTTGACCACGAACGCTTCGCCAACCTCATGCGCGACATCAGCGGCGGCCTCTACGGCGTCAACATCTACGGTTCCGGCGACCGTCAGTCCTATGAAATCAATTACATCTATCACTGTATCCAGCCCCTCGCCGCGCGACCCGGTCCTTACGGGGTCATGACCCCCGAAATGAACAACCACAACGGTCCCGGCGACCAGTGGGCCGCCACCTACTGGCGCGTTCTCCCCAACGGACTCAAAGCCACCAACTATTTCGCCCCTGGCTACAAAGGCGCGAAAAATGACTACGCCACTTTCGGGCACATCGATTCCGTCACCGGTCTGCCGCGCGACAAGATGTTCTACGCCGCCCGCTGGGCGCACATGATACACCGCACCGAAGCCCTTTGGAAAAACGTCCAGCCCGCCGCCGCCCTTCCCAAAGTCGCCCTCCTCCTCCCGCGTCGCGACGCCCTCATCGGTCTCACTGCTCCGCATACTCCCAGCAAGTGGGCCAGCCCCGAAAACAACCGCGTCCAGCTCTACCGCTGGCTGCGTCAACAGGGCTATTGGGTGGACATTCTTCCTTACGACAAACTCGCCGCCCCGTATCTCACCCCCGCCCGCTATCAGGCCCTCTTCCTTGCCGGCGCCGAACACCTCACCCCGGCCGAAACCGCCGCCATCACCGGTTACGTCGAAACCGGCGGGCTCCTCGTCGCCGACGAACGCCCCGGCCACTACGACGAACACCACCGCGTCCGCCGCCAGTTCGAAAATCTCCTCGGCCTCGCCTTCAAACGCTGGGACAAAGCCACGCGTTACGAACTTTCCGGCGACTACAAGGGCATCACCGTCAACGGCCTCGTTCCGTTCGATGTTCGCACGGCCACCGTTCTCGAAAAAACGCCCGACGGACATCCTCTCGTTACCCAACGAAGCCAGGGCAAGGGTCGCGTTCTCCATTTCGCTTTCAGACTGGGTTCCATGTACTCGCCCGACGACGTCGAGAACTTGCGCCAGCTTTACGAGGCCACCGCCGAAAACACCGCCGACACCGGCGAGGATTTTGTCGAGAAATCCACCGCCCGTTTCCGCGAGGGACGTCTGATCGCCGCATATCTCGCCCGCAACCGTATCCGGCCGGCTTATACCGTGAAATCACCGAAGGCCCAAAATGCCCTCCAGCCTTGGGTTCGTCTCGAACAGCCCAACACCGACGCCAACGGCAACCTCGTTCTCACCTACAGCACCGACGCCTCGCGTCGCACCAGGGACCGCCAGCCCGTCTTTCCCGCCGCCACCGCTGAACTCACCCTTCCCGGCGGCCCTTGGTCCGTCGCCGTCTACGCTCCCGCCGAACACGCCGGTCTCGGCCTCCTCCCTCTCCAGGCACTCGGCGACGACCGCTATCGCATTGCGTTGCCCGAACTCGAAACCGCAGGCGTCATTTATCTCCTCAAAAATTACGCCCCCCTTCTCGGCATTCCCCAGATCCGGGGCGTTGCGCCCGCCCCGGACAAACACGCCGCCCGCGTCAAACCCGGCCAGACTTTCCCTGTGACCGTGCAACTCCTCCAACCTGCCGCTTCGCTCCCCGCCGGAGGCGTCCTCCGCCTCGAAGCTCTCGAAGGATGGACGGTCGCACCCGAAAAAATCACCACCGACGCACTCCCGCCCGACACGATCAGGGAATACACCTTCCAGGTCACCGTCCCCGCCGACGCCGCCACCCATCCGGGCCCCGACCTTCCCCCGCTCGTCGCTCGCTGGAACGACGGACGGCAACAGGATCGCGCCATCTGCACCGCCAACGTCGAACTTCTCCCCTCCACCCCATGAACACGAACACCCGCGCTGCAAACACCCCCACGTGCTCGCACCCCGCGGCATCCTTGCGCGCCTTCACCCTGATCGAACTGCTCACCGTCATCGTCATCATCGGCATCCTCGCCGCCATCATCATCCCCGTTGTCGGCAAGGCGCGCTCCGCCGCGCGCAATGCCAACTGCATCTCCAACCTTCGCCAATATGGAATCGCCGCCACGGCGTTTGCCGAGGACAACCGGGGCCGCCTCCCGCGTGCCGGCAGTTGGCAGGACAGCCTGGCTCCCTACTTCAGCATGAAAAACCGCAACGCCGAGTCCAGGCTCTGCTGCCCGGATTTCGCCCGCCGGTTCTCCGAATATTTCCCGACCCAGACCTGGACGAACCTCGGCTATCGCGGCTATCAGTTCAACCGGAACCTTTCCAACATGCCTTTCTACCTCATCCAGAACCCCTCGCGCACCCCTTTGCTCTGGGACTCTGCTGCCGGCGACAAAACGGCCAAGGACACCTCTGCCTACACCGGACGCCACAGCAGTTTTCTCCATCCAAAATATCGGCATTCCGGCAAAATAAACCTCCTGATGTCCTCCGGCGCTGTCCTGAACCGGAAAGGCGTTTACAATGCCGACGAGAACGAAAACGACGTCAATCTCACCGAAGCCGAGGGTGGCATTGTCTGGAGCAAAAACGGCCAACCCTTTTATTGGGAAGACAGCTATCCCAAGGCGTCGTCTTATTGGGAACAACAGTAGCCCTGAGCTTCGC harbors:
- a CDS encoding LacI family transcriptional regulator, which gives rise to MANRSPKNTPAVSASPAPPAPRRPTLRTIAREAGLSLAATSMALRNHPGIAASTCARAQAVAHRLGYHPDPKLATLMQHLRTQSGTEYHETIAFLSSFARYEEWSWISQHDYYLGATERASELGYRVETFHLGAPDMTPSRMSDMLSARGIRGLLVAGFPQAGTHLPLAWERFAAVTFDYSVTTPLLHRATTDYYREMLTVLHRLSEAGCRRIGLNIRIGDDAKVWSLWRSAYLLFNDTLPRNRRLPVNASDDGKGNLDTWIRKYRPDAIVSAGGDFPLDYEKVRRRPPPDDIRYVNMNIRHADSRSQGIDKISWVVGRMACNHCVTLLQQNEIGLPGHPQIISIEGKWVENYDTWLASLDSRCTRPECTYTGRGKS
- a CDS encoding glycoside hydrolase family 42, with the translated sequence MLLPPLPLYVFFPSLPARFFFTAMSFSLRLLAALVSPACFISAVTAAAAQPETLFSDDFATGVGPAWKTTHPAFSLSAVTAPAQSPSAGKPAAVYAHTGAGDKADDRHAAGATFPPVTLQPGETLTLSLDYKGVSYEANTGNRILFGLADSNGSGSLAGGRGYLAGIRADARAGKAGGQANAHGNFYQFDAGLPGRHDAGSLGREPDGKGFYFYGAPATPDAGGNLADAFHLVFAITRKPAGDMTLRASWKNITTGQACAIITTLPAGQTAAPLTRFDTLAIGGARRGNTFAITNVTVTRTAAPVIAADPLEKTSAYSLEITPDGLPTKDYFPIGLRSGGTPPQVVRLVAHVGFNLWQDYQVARPENNKAITTTKRGADDTAALFTHGMFGYTQAKDQSMPPGADGKPLDMKKLPAEAPGYGLVTLGMNEDGDPGRLSSGSKQAFNIFSPGRRAHHIAKKRVTGEVVGATWPLGKPTLFWGMENEWEGSLNYAPEAKAAFADWLAKTYDNNIAALNEAWAPDVSSAAAAAARYPKNTAFTVAAAASVSAPAYKTFAEAAANPARGDDFVLQPGAYLDWYTFQSEAFTDFQSESAHTLNEADPLHRPVVYKSTQQSIDMPIVMRTRGTFDHERFANLMRDISGGLYGVNIYGSGDRQSYEINYIYHCIQPLAARPGPYGVMTPEMNNHNGPGDQWAATYWRVLPNGLKATNYFAPGYKGAKNDYATFGHIDSVTGLPRDKMFYAARWAHMIHRTEALWKNVQPAAALPKVALLLPRRDALIGLTAPHTPSKWASPENNRVQLYRWLRQQGYWVDILPYDKLAAPYLTPARYQALFLAGAEHLTPAETAAITGYVETGGLLVADERPGHYDEHHRVRRQFENLLGLAFKRWDKATRYELSGDYKGITVNGLVPFDVRTATVLEKTPDGHPLVTQRSQGKGRVLHFAFRLGSMYSPDDVENLRQLYEATAENTADTGEDFVEKSTARFREGRLIAAYLARNRIRPAYTVKSPKAQNALQPWVRLEQPNTDANGNLVLTYSTDASRRTRDRQPVFPAATAELTLPGGPWSVAVYAPAEHAGLGLLPLQALGDDRYRIALPELETAGVIYLLKNYAPLLGIPQIRGVAPAPDKHAARVKPGQTFPVTVQLLQPAASLPAGGVLRLEALEGWTVAPEKITTDALPPDTIREYTFQVTVPADAATHPGPDLPPLVARWNDGRQQDRAICTANVELLPSTP
- a CDS encoding N-terminal cleavage protein, encoding MNTNTRAANTPTCSHPAASLRAFTLIELLTVIVIIGILAAIIIPVVGKARSAARNANCISNLRQYGIAATAFAEDNRGRLPRAGSWQDSLAPYFSMKNRNAESRLCCPDFARRFSEYFPTQTWTNLGYRGYQFNRNLSNMPFYLIQNPSRTPLLWDSAAGDKTAKDTSAYTGRHSSFLHPKYRHSGKINLLMSSGAVLNRKGVYNADENENDVNLTEAEGGIVWSKNGQPFYWEDSYPKASSYWEQQ
- a CDS encoding flagellin biosynthesis protein FlgM; this translates as MPPSACVTSVTQWAWRTERFTCRLLAAGRCVSFPWRNEIMHTASSVLDTPPRQSAHARAHAPESVPVSHRWHTGNLLAFSHLDGPADYTHGLVARTVPDGIDCKFPGPGHVRFLHRVGQSRVTGDWFEAQADDGSLIRGVMLDAHHLLVEGSCEMHAASAAIASLSGNGRLLVGSSARFNPALLDIDFDAIVRTRLHWLKRQLPRLPRPVPAASRHPLVRALSQMKGQVCSPEGIIRHPWTTPDRWPHRDMWLWDSAFHAIGWRHIDPALAQQMIDAVLDVQAPDGFVPHMANPRRRSDITQPPVLALGASLVFEKTRDLAWLAALYPKLCACVEWNAAHRDTDGGGLLEWFIEQTPDCRSGESGMDNSPRFDIAVPLDAPDFNAYQASEYETLAAFALLLGRPDEAARWSARHAALCALINEKLWSDEHRLYCDLDPRTGRHTGILSSAGFLPLLCGAPDLCQAMELAAHLENPATFGTAFPIPSIAACDAASYSKDMWRGPTWININWLVARGLRRYGLSAAADRLRTLTLAELERTCATWGTFFEYFDDRRQVEPPFLLRKLKNIPGRHPHQAIHDYGWSATLYVDWLLES